The segment GTGTTAGTCCGCCACAGGCCGACAGGGGACACTGGTCTGTTAGACATGGTGTTAGTCCTCCACATGCCGACAGGGGACACTGGTCTGTTAGACATGGTGTTAGTCCTCCACAGGCCGACAGGGGACACTGGTCTGTTAGACATGGTGTTAGTCCTCCACAGGCCGACAGGGGACACTGGTCCGTTACACATGGTGTTAGTCCTCCACAGGTCTGTTAGACATGGTGTTAGTCCGCCACAGGCCGACAGGGGACACTGGTCTGTTAGACATGGTGTTAGTCCTCCACAGGTCTGTTAGACATGGTGTTAGTCCGCCACAGGCCGACAGGGGACACTGGTCTGTTAGACATGGTGTTAGTCCTCCACAGGCCGAGAGGGGATTTCTAGCAGCCAGAAACACTTAGATTACAGTTGTTTACAACATGGGAGGAGACAGCTGCTTAAAGACTACTGACTGCTACCATAACGATTagattatctctctctctgtctctctctctgtctctctctctgtctctctctctctgtctttctctgtctctctctctctctctctctctctctctctctctctctctctctctgtctgtctgactgtctctctctctgtctctctgtctctctccctctctctgtctctctctctctctgtctctctccctctctctgtctctctctctctctctgtctctctgtccctctctctgtctctctctctgtctctctccctctctctgtctctctctctctctctctgtctctctccctctctctctctctctctctctctctctctctctctctgtctctctgtctctctctctctgtttctctgtccctctctctctgtctctctctctctctctgtttctctgtccctctctctctctctgtctctctctctgtctctctatctctgtctctctccctctctctctctctctctctctctctctctctctctctctctctctctctctctctctctctctctctctctctctctctctctgtctctctctctctctctctctctctctctctctctctctctctctctctctttctctctctctctctctctgtttctctatctctctctctctctctctctctctctctctctctctctctctctctctctctctctctctctctgtctctctgtctctctctctctctctgtctctctctctctctctctctctctgtctctctctctgtctctctgtctctctctctctctgtctgtctgtctgtgtgacctGAAGGCAGCAGATCGATGAGAGCCCTGATGGATTGTTAGGAAAATGTCTCCACTAATGTCAGGAATGTACCATTAGATCTAATGTCAGGAATGTACCATAAGTATGTAATGGGCCGGGCCAAACCACCGGCACAGAGCTGGGAATAGTTCTGGAGTGCGCCGGTCCACTGCATGTAGACGCAGCGGTCAGATTTCCCAGAAGCCCCGGCGATATATGGAGTTAATGTGAGCTGCTGATGTGGTTCGATAGTCTGGAAGAGAAGTTAAAGAGTCAGCAGAGCTGTGGTTTCTGCAGCTGGAAACTTAGAAATCCCCAGATTCTGCTCACAGATCTCAGAGTACAACTCAGGCTACTACGGttagagagagatatagatataaatatatagatagatagatagatagatagagatatatatatatatatatatatatatacatatatatatatatgtatgtgtgtgtgtgtgtgtgtatatatatatatatatatatatatatatatatatatatatatatatatatatatatatgtatatatatatatatgtatatatatatatatatatatgtatgtatgtatgtatatatatatatatatatatatatatatatatatatatatatatatgtatatatatatatatatatatatatatatatatatatatatatatatatatatatatatatatatatatatatatatatatatatatatgtatatatatatatatatatatatatatatatatatatatatatatatatatatatatatgtatatatatatgtatatatatatgtatatatatatatatgtatatatatatatatgtatatatatatatatatatatatatatatgtatatatatatatatatatatatatatatatatatatatatatatatatatatatatatatatatatatatatatatatatatatatatatatatatatatatatatatatatatatatatatatatatgtatatatatatgtgtgtgtgtgtatatatatatattcaattcaattttatttatagtatcaaatcataacaagagttatctcgagacactttacagatagagtaggtccagaccacactctataatttacaaagccccaacaattccaacaattacagtaattccctcaagagcaagcagtgcggcagtggtgaggaaaaactccctcttgggaagaaacctcggacagacccaggctcttggtaggaggtgtctgacgggccggttgggggtgtgatgaacagtggcaataatagtcacattaataatggaacagtgactggatgtagcaggaagctgcagggttcagcaggaagctgcagggttcagcaggaagcagcagggttcagcaggaagtagcagggttcagcaggaagcagcagggttcagcaggaagcagcagggttcagcaggaagctgcagggttcagcaggaagcagcatgacattgcagggcaccgctgagctcggcagggagtgcagcaggaccacggcgacagctggaaccaggatcttggtgccaacgttctccaaggaaatacgctgggggaaaaaacacaaggactccggggagtaaactccccagaagctaggattagtaacaagcatttctgggacgggatacacacaaatagtaatagtaaaagtaatagaaagggagaggagagagcagctcagt is part of the Perca flavescens isolate YP-PL-M2 chromosome 9, PFLA_1.0, whole genome shotgun sequence genome and harbors:
- the LOC114562184 gene encoding uncharacterized protein LOC114562184 isoform X3, which codes for MVLVRHRPRGDTGLLDMVLVCHRPTGDTGLLDMVLACHRPRGDTGLLDMVLVRHRPRGDTGLLDMVLVCHRPTGDTGLLDMVLVCHRPTGDTGLLDMVLVLHRPTGDTGLLHMVLVRHRPTGDTGLLDMVLVLHMPTGDTGLLDMVLVLHRPTGDTGLLDMVLVLHRPTGDTGLLDMVLVRHRPTGDTGLLDMVLVLHRSVRHGVSPPQADRGHWSVRHGVSPPQAERGFLAARNT